AGATTATTGACCCATGCCACCAcactctctccttttttcttaaaCTCAGGGTTCATGGAGTGGCCTCTTCCTTtgacatattttcttttgctgtacaTTTCTCTGTTGGTGAATTCTGGAGGGTTTCAGGGCTTTATTGGCTCATATCAGCCCATGTATGACTGGAGGAGGAACACCAGGAATTGGTTTAGTGAGACACTGCTTCAGTGTGGATGGTGAGGTGAAGCACACCTTGGTTGCTGACTTGGAGGATCAGTGAACAGTGTAGATAGTTATCTGGTGGTCATACTGACTGGGAGCTGCATCTGGACAGTTTGTTGCTACTGCTGGTCAACAATGCAGTCCCTGTAATTTTAATGATCTCCTAGGTTCTCAGTTGCTCTGGGTCAGGGTAGGAGGATGTTACTAATACTGATAGTCTCTATATGGAGAAGATTCCAGCCTTGAACCTTTATAGGTGGTCACTAAAAAGAGGGCGTGCATGGCCCTGCCTTTCTTACCCTGTGTCCCCAATGGATCTATATATGTTTGGTAGAGGAACAGGCTTTGGAATGTGGGTTAGGAATCCAAGAACTAGAAATCTCAGTTTTAGTGCTAACTATTCTGTTGAAGCCTCTAGCTTCCTTGCCGTGGGCCCCAATGCCTATTTTCTCTGCTCGATTTCAGTAGGGGCAATTGTGGAAGCCTTTCAGGACATAGAACTCAAagggctggaaatgtagctcaggggtagagttcTTGCATAGCATGTACAGgatcctgggtttgatcttcagcaccatgagaaggaaaacagaacacAACGGAAGGTATTCTAAATCTGAGGGTTTGCTACCAAAATGGCTGTCTTTCTTGGGAGCCCTTGCCAGTGTGAGAGGAGGGAGAACAGCTCATTTGCCTGGGCTGACTCTCATAAGCTTTCTGTGTTCCCATCTAGCCGCATCAATGAGAAGTCTGTCTGGTGCTGTGGCTGGCTCCCCTGTACACCACTGAGAATTGCAGCCACTGCAGGCCATGGGAACTGTGTGGACTTCCTCATACGCAAAGGGGCAGAGGTGGACCTGGTGGATGTCAAGGGGCAGACTGCTCTGTATGTGGCTGTAGTGAATGGGCACCTGGAGAGCACGAAGATCCTTTTGGAAGCTGGTGCTGACCCCAATGGCAGCCGGCACCACCGCAGCACTCCTGTCTACCATGCCTCTCGAGTGGGTAGGGATGACATCCTGAAGGCTCTTATCAGGTTAGTACAGCAGGTCCGTAGCCACTTCCCTTGTTTCTGTACTTGCCTTTCCTGCTTTAAGGGTCTGGTTGTTAGAGGACGTGGAAGGACTGCTTCATTAGTGCTCTTCATTGCTCTCTGACCCACTGATGTCTTACctttactgttatttttcttaactttttgaGTTgtgggcttatttatttatttttaacaatgtaAACTTTTTGTGTAATTTACCTTCATTTATAGCTTTGGTCATATCCTCTAATGTTCCTTATTCTTTAAgtattaaattttgtgtgtgtgtgtgtgtgtgtgtgtgtgtgtgtgtgtgtgtgtgtgtgtgtgatgtgtgggtagtagggggcatcagatcccctggtgcAGGTAGTTTTGAGCCATAtgatgcatgctgggaactgaactcttgtcCTCTGCAAGTACAGCAAAtgcttaactactgagtcatctctctagtcccagaaGCTTAGTTTTTTAAATAGCTGTAGATGAGgttgatttcttctttgttcttagAGTTATTATGGAAGAGGATTTTATGATAACAGTGAAgatattcatttttttatgtcACTCACACACATTGTTGTGAATGCTTTTGTGGTGTGTTAACCTAAGTTCTTTTCTTCAGgatcccccttttttctttgccATCAAATCTGCCAAGATTTAGAGAAATGTTTAAGTCCTTAATTACTGTTGTGACTTTTGTCAGTTGCCTCTGCATTTCAATTAGGTTTTGCTCTGAGTGTAGTGACTCAATTATATTAATATTACATTTTCAGGTGAACCAGCTTGTGTTTTCCCTTTTCATATTTTCAGTAGCATCTTTCTACCATAGATACCTTGATCATCTCTTACTGTGGAGGCTAGCTAGTTCTATGGTAGGTCACTGTAGCTTTTGTAGCTAGCTAGCTCTTGTGAGCGTGTTTGTGTAGAAAAGGAGCAGGTAAAAGTTTGTAGAAGACTGCTAACAGTGGGCTCAGGTGAGTGAGCATTCTTGCTTGGTACAGAACATGGCTTCTCAACCAGGTTCTGGAAATATATTCTTTCAAAAGAGTTTTATACTAATCAGCTATAGACTTGTCATGGGGGAAGAAAAATTATCAAGGAGGTTTTAAATTAGAGGGCAATAAAGTTTgggctttaaaaaataatgtagggATTTCTAGCATGCAATCTGTGCTACCTTAAATTCATGCTTTTGCATCTTAGAGAATTTATGGCATTAATGTGGAAATGGTTTAATTATTTaaatggttttttgagacaggatttctccgtgtaacagccctgactgtcttggaaattactctgtagaccaggatggccttaaactcaccaagatctgcctgcctctgcctcctgggtgctgggattccacCACTGCTGCCAGGCTGTGTTTTTTCgtttttgtatttctgtgtttatgtgtgtacacacacatgctcatgcacattCCACGGTGTGCCTATGGAGATCAGgagacaacttatgggagttggTTTTTCTTTCCACTCTGGGTTCCAAGGtagaactcaagtcatcaggcttggcagcaagatcCTTCACCCACGGAGCCATTCATTTGCGCCTGTGGAAATGTTTTTGAGTAGGATCAGTTGATGAAAGTCTGTTTTAGTTCAGAAATCCCTGTGGACATTTTAGACAAAACATCTTATTTCCTCTGTGTATAGGGCACTATTTAAAATCTTTCTATATATTCTAAACTATGATGATTGACTTTTAGAAAATGGAAGTTTGCTggatgtggtgatgcatgcttttaataccagcactggagaggtaggagcaaatagagtttgaggccagcctggtctacatagcagttCTAGGGCAGTCAGGGTACATAGTAAGACTATGtctaaaagcaagcaagcaaacaaatagccaaaaacaataaagaaggaaaatgaaatggtACTGTTAAATTACTAAATGGCTAATGTTATCTAAATAAAACCCAAACCTGCCTGCCTGTCTACCTGGTCATTTTTACTGTATGCTGTCTCTCATCTTTCATTATTGCAATTTCTGGCTCTCTGTAAGGAACTTCCCCTGATTGTTTGTAAGCTCCCTTGGTCTACATTGCTGATATTTTAGGATAGAAGGTGAGAAgtgatgtttctgtgtgttcaaagtTATATTGATTTGTTCAGCTGTTTGGGTGTATAGagataataaaagcaatagagaaatttagaaaatattcagGATTAAAATTAACTGGATCCTATTCAGTATGTTTTTATGAGCTTCAAAGGCTATCCTTCCTACAGCTCAGTTGGTACCAGATTGCCATACTGTCACACAAAGATTATAAACACTTTAGAAAACATGTCTCCAATGAGAAGGGAGGAAATAATTACTATGGAGATGTCAATTTCCTTTTGCTAGTTGAAAAGTGAAATGGAACAGTTTTCTGCTTATATTCTCCTCTTACTCCTAGAAAGTCTCAGGTTTTATTTGTAAAGGAAAGGGCCTTGTGTGTCCTCAGGCCTATGCTGCCTCAAAGAAGCACTTGGgattccatttcctttggataGCTGAAGTGCTGGATGGAGACAGATTTTGAagcaaggctgctggctgagactGTTGGCTGGCTGTCGTCTAGGCAGGGAAAAGGTTTTACTCCATCTTCTCTGGACCCTGGATATTAGGTCCCCCATGTTGTGTCCTCATCATTCCTATGTGCTGTCATTTCTTGTTTCAAGTGAAATATTCAGGTGACCAACACAGTTTGTGAGCCATCACAGAACTGTCTGGGGCCAGAGAGGGCTTCAGTGTACAGGTGGCAGGTGACTGATTGTCTTGGACAGGAATCTTGCACGTGTGAATCCTGCCATCGTTGATCACTGATCTTGTTTCTCCTGCCTTTTCATTCTGATCCTTTGGTGATAGTGATGTCCTCCAGGTTTTCCAGCTGTTGTTTCCTTTGTAATTAGTGTCTTGTGGGGAGACATTTTGCAACCAAATATATGCTTcatctcaatttttatttatgttattgtaGACTTATGGTTTCTTATCTTGTCCAGGTAGAGTTAGAATCCATTGTTGTTACTTACTTTGAGGATCACATTAATATTACTGGTGGTTTAAGCCAGCTTTGTGTCCTTTTGACTTGTCCTTACTGTTTTGTGAGCAGTTCCTTACTTTCTGACATAACAGGATAGTCTAAGCTTGTTGTGGATTTTCCTGAGTCCTGGAGTAAGTCCTCCCAGAGTCCAGTCTTCTTTCAGTGAAGAATGCTGTGCAGAAACAAAGATCTAAGCTGGCCAGAGTAGCACATGCCTGCAACCTAGCTATTTGAAGATTGCCACCAGTCTGCGCAACATAGTGGGACTgtgcctcaaaaagaaaagaaaccaagactaGAAGTACTTTCAGGAGTGTGTTCTACTCTGGAAGCATTGCTGTTCCATCCCTGGAGCTGAGGGTGTGTGTTCATATTCCTTTCTGACTGGAGCTGATCTGCATCTCTTACTGCCTCTCCTCATTCCCCCTTGTCCCATTTGGGCTCTATTGCCTTATGCCAGGCCCCTGTCCTTAGCAGGTCCCTTGCTCACTTTGTCAGGACTCTGCCCCCTGAGCCAGATTACCTTCCCAGTTGTAGTTGGCTGACTCCTGGTTGGAGTAAAAGAGATAACTAGTTTGCACTTGACCTCAGACTACTCAAATTGCCATATATTTGGGTGTCTGTAGAGTGTACCAAGGACAACAAAAAAGACTGGCTGTGGTACTTCAGCACCTGCACCTGGTGAGAGATAGTCCTAACATCTGGACTGTCTTTGGGAGTCAGGAAATGGTCAGCTCTGGGAATCACTTTCTGACTGCCGTTCACCTGCCTCCTGGGCAGTGCTGCATGATGCTGCCCTGCTGTGAAGCCATGCTTCCTGTTGTAGGTCCTTAAGTCCTTGCAATTGAACCTGATGCTGGGAGTATCCCTGCTAATCCTGTGAGGCTGGATGTTTAGGCTGTCTGAAAAGAAGACTCACCATGTTGGGTTTGTTGGTTCCTTTTTACTCTCAGGTTTTAGTGGTTGCCTCAGCGTGTAAAGTGTTTCCATTGTTCCAACTGTAATCTATATAACAAGGTGTATTGAAAGGTCTAGCTTTTAGCCTTGTTCATTGTcttgctctcccctcccctctaggTAAGCATTTAGGTCTATAATTTGTCCTTCACTATTACAAATGAGCAAATGCACATGTGTGACTTGAGTTGTATATTATACATGGCAAACCTATAAAATAAGTATACACTGCACTCGTTCCTATCATCTTCCTCACACATTCGTGTGCTCTAGAGGACATTCCAGAGCATATAGAGCAgtattcctccttcccttcttagCTTCTCAGTTCTGTCTCTTAGGGATAAGCCACACAGTCCCTGTTGGTGGTTTCCTGGCTCAGCTGTTAGGAACAGTGCTTTAATGAATTGTCTTGTGCACACATCTTCTTAGTTTTGTAAATATGTCTTGGGAATAAATCCCAAGAAGTGTGATGGATGGGTTCAAGGGTAAGTGCATCTGTAATTTTGATAGAATTGCCAAATTTCTCTCCATAGGATTGCTCCATTTCAGTTATCAGCAGTGATAGTTCTGTTTCTATTAAAGCACAGCCAGTAAACACTGGGAGTAGAATCTTAGGTTACtttaaaattcaacattttttaagtgtgtgtgtgtgtgtgttggggcggAGGAGGGGAACACTTCATGGCATGggcgtggaggtcagaggacaactggaagaagttggttctctccttccagagtgtgggtaccagggattgaactcaggccatcagtctTGACAACAAGggattttacccactgaaccattttacCAGTCCCAAGTGGTAAATTTGACCTAAATAAACTTTTCCTAGTTTCCATATTGTTTTATAGTTTATTTGTAAATTCTGATCTATTTGGAATTAATCTTGGTGTGCACTGTGATGAATGGACTTAACTGTATCTTTTCCCATATGAATTTCCAATTGTCCTGGGGGAAAAATATCAAAAAGTTCAAGACCACTCTTCCCCATTAAGACAGGAAACTGACTGTGAGTGTTCATTATAGGCTGAGTTTTTCCCTATTTTTGATCCGTAGCTAGTTGAGTCTTTGGATATGGTACCTGCAGATGAGAGGGCTGGCTGTGTTTGTGACCAGTAGAGTCTCCCGAGGCTCCCCGTGTGACTGTTTAATGCCTTCTTCAGGGTGCTGGACAGTCTTTGTGGTCTGAGTTTGGCTTATTATAACTTACTTTTCTCTTCCTGTAGGTATGGGGCGGACGTAGATGTCAACCATCATTTGACTCCTGACACCCGGCCCCCTTTCTCAAGGCGGCTTACCTCCTTGGTGGTCTGTCCTTTATACATCAGTGCTGCCTACCATAACCTTCAGTGCTTCCGGCTCCTCCTGCAGGCTGGGGCAAATCCTGACTTCAATTGCAATGGCCCTGTCAATACACAGGAATTCTACAGGGGCTCCCCTGGGTGTGTCATGGATGCTGTCCTGCGCCATGGTTGTGAGGCAGCCTTCGTGAGCCTGCTGGTAGAGTTTGGCGCCAACCTGAACCTAGTGAAGTGGGACTCACTGGGCCCAGAGGCgagaggcagaaggaagatgGACCCTGAGGCCTTGCAGGTCTTTAAGGAGGCCAGAAGTAAGTGGCCTGAACACAGCACAGTCTTGTGGTCTGGGGTGGATTGAACCAGTGAGATGTAATAGTAACTAAaacagggcctggagaaatggctcagctgttaagagcactgcctgctctttcagaggacctgattcCCAGGGGCTCACAGTTGTCTATAATAGGaggccctcctctggcttctgtaggcactgcatgcatgtggtgcctagacatacatgcatgcaaagcacccatataaatgaaaataaataagtaaatcttgaaTAACAACCCCCACCAAAATATTCCAGCTAAGCACTGATTAAAGccttcagagtgtgtgtgtgtgtgtgtctgtctgtctgtgtgtgtgtgtgtgtgtgtgtgtgtgtgtgtgtgagagagagagagagagagagagagagagagagagagagagagagagagagagagggtcagagggcaacttcagGTACTCTTCACCCTTACTTTAGAGACAGGCTAGTAGAACAGCTGGGATctgctctcccctccctccccagtgctgggatgacactGTGTGCCACTGCTCTTGGTTTCTTTGCAAGGATGACTCCTTGTGTTTTCATGGCAAGCTCTTTACTGATTAAACTCTCCTCAGCCCCAGATGGTTATTTTGCCATTCCTAAACACCTAAAGCTGATGCCAAAAATCTAAAAAAGTAGATGTATGCTTTCAAAGTTCTTAGAATTGTATTCTCTACCTTTTGCTCTGCTTTTTGACCTCATTCTTAGCTAATggtttctttttcacatttttcctttctatttcttgtttcttAGATCATTGTACCAtgtcattttctttaaacatattttaatatattatatgtgtgtgggggaagcATGCATATGCCATAGCATGAgtgtagaaatcagaggacaacttaaaggAGTCAATTCTTCTGCCACATGGGTCCCATGGGTTGAACTCAGGTGATTAAGTGTAGAAGTAGCattcttaccctctgagccatcctgTTGGCCCATCGTGGTGTTTTCATTCATGgaccattattttttattcttaatcaTCTTTGCCTTCTCTGCCCTTTGTATCCCTGACTTTCTCTTCATATGTATTTTAGTGAACAGAGTTAGAAGCTCATTTTCTAGAGTTCCTCTCCTTTTTTTAGTTCCACTCAGATAGCCTTAGACTGAGTTGTGTGATAAGCCCAGTttttgttaaaatgaaatctggAGTTCGCTTGTTTGTGTAGAAGCATTTTGCCAAGGAGTTAATAAGTCAGTGGCAAGAGAGTGTGAACTTTACCTGTGTTTGGGTTTGTTGTCAGTGCTCTCTCGAATTCAGAAATTAacctgtctgtcttgtctgtctgtttgtctgtctgtctgtctgtctgtctgtctgtctgtctgtctgtcttatttCCTGCCTggtgcctccccccccccctcattCCTGCCATCTTGTCAGAGGACATCTGAATTGATAGTCTTATCCTTGGTCTCTTATTTCTCAAAGAACATTAATACCAGTGTGTTTTTGTTGTCTATATCCAAGCCAGTTCATGgaaacatgttctttttttttttttttattagttaacaTGTTCTTGTTTAGCCTTTCTCTAAGTTGCTGGCTGATGGCCTGGTGAGAAGCAGGCTGATAGAATGAACCTTTTTCTTGTCATCATCTCCTGAAGCAGGGGTTTGGCTGTGTCTTTTTTGATCTGGAGCAGGACTGCCATCCTTTTCTCTGAATTCAAGTACTGCAAACTTGGTGTCCCCAGGCTTCCTTGCCCCTGCTGGGACATCAAGAGTGAGGGTCATTTGCTCTCATCCGTGGGGTCTCCTGTGGGCAGCCTTTTCTGGGACACTGAGGATTGCAGAAGGAGGCGCTGCCATCAGAGAACACATGCCTGGTTAGATGGAAGCAGATAGCAAGGCCTTCCTTGCCTCCAGGGCCTTCTTGTCTCTGAGATTAGGAAGTTGTTGTGTTAGTGCAGTTGTGTCCACTGTAGTCAGCTCTGGGCCTTTAGAACTAGAATAGAATAAACTTCTCTCTTCACATTCTCCAGGTATTCCCAGGACCTTGCTGAGTTTGTGCCGTGTGGCTGTGAGAAGAGCTCTTGGCAAATACCGACTGCATCTGGTTCCCTCGCTGCCCCTGCCAGACCCCATAAAGAAGTTTCTGCTTTATGAGTAGAATTCAGATGCAGTGTTGACTGCAGTGAGGAAGCCGATCGTCTGCAGTGAAAGTTGACACAGACTCTTGCATCCTGTGCTGCCAACTTGTTCCCTCGCTGTCAGTGAAGAAGAAATGGCCATGTTCTCCTGAATTGTGATTCCGTCTCAGGTGCTTGGGCCATCGAACACTCCTTGAGTCATTGTCAGCTGAGAGGCGTATAcaaacttaattttgtttttcagtatctCTGTTTTGGACTTTTACTTTTGCATATTAATGAAATGGGCTGTAAATGTGCAGTATGGGTTGAATCTGCAAGCCTCGTGGTAGCCCTAGTGGGGAAAGCTTGTATTTTACAAAGCTATGCTTCTATTTATGTTTTACTTTGCAatttaattgttcttttaaggctTGATATCCAAACAAGAAGAGAATTTTGGTAAGAAAGCGTGGAGAGAACAGAAACACAGTTCATGCACTTGCTAGTctgatttcctgcctggctttgtCTGTATGTGCTGTCAGACGCGTATCCCTTCTTGCCGCTGCAATACTCTCTCTTGGGAGTGTCTTCGTTCCAAGATGCTTTCTTGGCTGCATATATTGCCTGCTGTCTTAGTTCATGGAGGTCCCAGCACAGCATCCACAGTGCAACACCTGTCCTGGCAGGGGTTTTCTGATGGCTGTCTCACCCTCGGGATCTTCAGACAGTGATTACCTTTAGGAGGCCCACCTGGAACTAACCAGGAAGTGACTGCCCATATTCAGACCAGGGACCATCCCACTAGCACTCACTGCCAGTCATCACAGGATAAGATGACACTGGGGTGCTCCACACAGACCCTCCCATACAGAAAGTGGGAACTGACTGTATCAGCCACCTGGGTGGCTCCAGTCTACAGCTGCTTGGTGCTCACCaggctctttctccctctttctggtCCAGTGCCTTTGTGGGCACTCCTAGAGATCTTTCCCCATCCATCCCAGGGTTGGTGAGTGAGAGAGATGAGCTCAGTGCAGGTGTGAGGGTCATGGACAGGTGGGGCAGGGACTATGCATAGATAGCCTTGAGCATCCTCAGGACACTCCTGTTTTGGTGAAATCGAATTTTGTCACTTTGAATCCTCTTAAGACTGTGGATCTGTGGTGATTGTAGACTTGAGAATATTTAGGGAGATGTTAAAGTTGTTTAGAGTTTTGGCCATCAAAGAGGTCTAATCTGTAATGATACTTTACTGTTGTACCCTTGTATGGTTTAGCTGACCAGATAGGAAGTGATGGCCTGCATTACCAAGCTGGCCAAAATGCACTACATGGATTTCTAGTGGGCCTTGTCCAGCACTGCCAGTGAGTTCTGTGTCTGGGGAGGGAGTGAGCTGGGCCAGAGCCTGTTCCTctccaggctccccagctgtAGGGGGCCAGGGCATGAGTAGCTTCCCCTGTGCTAGGGTTTTCAGAGTCTCAACACTGTGAAGTTCTCCTGCTTGTTCCAAACTTCCAGCTGGAAAACCTGAATGTGAATGGCATTGGTGATGACTGAGGCTGGCCCTCCTTGTTTCCAGTAGCACTATGAAAGTACTGCATTTTGTTGCAATAGGAAAGAGCAGCACTATCGCCGTGAGCACCCCAGGTTCATGAGAGGGGCACCATGGGAAGTTGATGTGGCCTTGGTGAGGACTGACTGCCACTTTACTCAGCAGACTTCTGAGCTCTAGGTACCTGTGTCCTCCCTAGCATGGAAATGTGGTAGGCCTGATAAAACTGCTGCCTTCTGGCTGAGCCGGCCCTGGTGGCTCAGAGGGAAGGAGCCTGAAGCTGTCTCTGCTCATCCAAGGGGCATCTGTATGATTGTTGCTTTTCCTGGGGCAGCCACTTGATTTTAAGAGTTTAGCCAGTGCTGAGGCCTCAGAATTTGTCTTTGCAGTGTGCTTTTGGACTTATTTCCAGAAGCCTACCAATATCATATGTTTTGTAGctattttacttgttttgttaATCACTTTacgtatttatttacttatttatctatctgtatttatttatttgtttatactcTTATTTTGACATTAGGTAGAGTCAGGCAAAAATACTTGTTATGTAGATAATTAGCAGTTTTCAAATGTTGACCATTTCTTTTGTCAGACTTAAGGACCATCAGTTTCAAAGTTTTCCCTCTGCTTTTTCgtgcttggtttttttgtttgttcgtttttgtctttgttttttttttccaaaataggatttctatgtgtaacagccctggctgtcctggaacttgctttgtacaccaggctggccttgaactcactgagatccacctgcctctgcctcccaagtgctgaaactaaaggcgtgcaccaccaccacctggatccatgcatgatttttttaaacacgtttttctttttatttatttatttatttatttatttatttattatgcatgcaatgttctgctggcatgtatgcctacctgccagaagagggcaccagatctcattatagatggttgtgcgccacaatgtgggtgctgggaattgaatttaggacctctggaaaaacagccagtgctcttaatctctgagccacctctccagcccccaatgattttttttttttttttaagataaaaatttccTGAAAGAAAAAGTACTGTGTTTGGGTCTTAAGCAGAGGAAAGCATGTCCTGACTTGCCTTGACCTGCCCTGACCTGTCTCAGCTAGTTCCTGGAGGACCCTCCTGCTGTGCCTTTCAGTGGACTCTGGTGAGGTCCTATAAGAGTTGACACAGTCAAGTACTTTGGGAGAGGTCTCTGTCATGTGGGAACTATTTCTTAGTGGAGTGCACCTATGGTAGTAACTGCTGAGAGCTGCATCTGGAGATGCAGGACCGGCCTTGTGCTCTGGTGGCACACTGGGACCATTGTGGCCCACAGTGCAGCATTCACAGAGAGCTGTTGAGGTGCGAAGGTTAAGGACAGCATGGAAGACTTGAGGAAATCAATTGTCTTCAGCTGACTGGATTGTCTTTTATTCTGCTGCGGTGTCCTTCCTGACCAATAATTGAATGTCTGCTTGAAAGTGATGATACAGGCTGTATTTACACTCTTGATTGCAATCcccagaagttttttttttttttttttcctcttcaaattTGCTTGTTGCTGAAATCCTGGCACAGTCTGTCTGTAGTGGATGTTACAAATGAATGACAAAATTTTGGATCTTACATAGCCTTCGTGGTGGTGAAAGGCATTTCAGCTTTCCCATTGCCTGGGGCCTAAGAGTAATCTCTTTCTAGGATCACTTCTCATGGCCTGGGAAGTCTAGACTTGCTTTTGATGGACCTCTACCACCCCAAATTCATGAGACCATCCACAGGAAGTCAGTATGGCCTTTTTGGTGAGGATTGCTTGTCCCCCGCTCAGGCCGTGGGAACCGGTGGCACCAAGGGTGCTAGCAATGGTTCCAGTAGTGGTCTGCTGGGACTTTTGTCTCCTTACTGCCTGCCCACGAGGCGCTGACCCCTGCCTTGGCCTGCAGGGGTCTAGTGACTTTCCATTGGGCCAGAATGATTGATTCCTGGAAGTGCCTCTTGACTTGGGAGCTCCTTTCCTGCCCTTGCTCATGTTCACCTCATTACGCTCCTTCTCATACTCCCTTGGCGTGCAATACAGTAGTAGGTACATGTGCATAACCGGTTAGGGATTTATTGTCATTCAAGAAAGCCTCGCAGACGGGAACTTACAGGTTTTGAGTTTGTAGCGTATTTGCTATCCTCTCTAGCCTGACAAAGGATGATGGAGTGAGGAGGATACAGGGAGACTTCTGGAGCCTCAACATGTGTCTGATACTTGGTGTCAGGCATTCCTGGAGCTCTTTTCagtcctggggattaaaccccACCTTGtgcatgtgaggcaagcactctaccactgagctgtgtcttcaGCCTCTTAGTTTCGTAGATGAACCAAGTAATGGACGAATGTTTGTGAATCTGACTTGAGATTGGCGCTGACGAACATAGCTGTCTTGTATGTGCAATGTGACTGTTTGCCTCTGATGCCAGCCCTGCTCTCCCCTCAGAGTCTGCACAGCTTCCACTGCTTCTGCTGGGGTTG
This DNA window, taken from Cricetulus griseus strain 17A/GY chromosome 2, alternate assembly CriGri-PICRH-1.0, whole genome shotgun sequence, encodes the following:
- the Asb1 gene encoding ankyrin repeat and SOCS box protein 1 isoform X3; its protein translation is MQLIDGSPCGRPTLLPLCRQFTSKGFLTSQDRINEKSVWCCGWLPCTPLRIAATAGHGNCVDFLIRKGAEVDLVDVKGQTALYVAVVNGHLESTKILLEAGADPNGSRHHRSTPVYHASRVGRDDILKALIRYGADVDVNHHLTPDTRPPFSRRLTSLVVCPLYISAAYHNLQCFRLLLQAGANPDFNCNGPVNTQEFYRGSPGCVMDAVLRHGCEAAFVSLLVEFGANLNLVKWDSLGPEARGRRKMDPEALQVFKEARSIPRTLLSLCRVAVRRALGKYRLHLVPSLPLPDPIKKFLLYE
- the Asb1 gene encoding ankyrin repeat and SOCS box protein 1 isoform X5, with amino-acid sequence MAEGGSPEGRAGPGPAGPNLKEWLREQFCDHPLEHCEDTRLHDAAYVGDLQTLRNLLQEESYRSRINEKSVWCCGWLPCTPLRIAATAGHGNCVDFLIRKGAEVDLVDVKGQTALYVAVVNGHLESTKILLEAGADPNGSRHHRSTPVYHASRVGRDDILKALIRYGADVDVNHHLTPDTRPPFSRRLTSLVVCPLYISAAYHNLQCFRLLLQAGANPDFNCNGPVNTQEFYRGSPGCVMDAVLRHGCEAAFVSLLVEFGANLNLVKWDSLGPEARGRRKMDPEALQVFKEARSIPRTLLSLCRVAVRRALGKYRLHLVPSLPLPDPIKKFLLYE
- the Asb1 gene encoding ankyrin repeat and SOCS box protein 1 isoform X2, with translation MEPTDLDLARLATSQPSAGPNLKEWLREQFCDHPLEHCEDTRLHDAAYVGDLQTLRNLLQEESYRSRINEKSVWCCGWLPCTPLRIAATAGHGNCVDFLIRKGAEVDLVDVKGQTALYVAVVNGHLESTKILLEAGADPNGSRHHRSTPVYHASRVGRDDILKALIRYGADVDVNHHLTPDTRPPFSRRLTSLVVCPLYISAAYHNLQCFRLLLQAGANPDFNCNGPVNTQEFYRGSPGCVMDAVLRHGCEAAFVSLLVEFGANLNLVKWDSLGPEARGRRKMDPEALQVFKEARSIPRTLLSLCRVAVRRALGKYRLHLVPSLPLPDPIKKFLLYE
- the Asb1 gene encoding ankyrin repeat and SOCS box protein 1 isoform X4, producing MAEGGSPEGRAGPGPAGLSLHMEPTDLDLARLATSQPSAGPNLKEWLREQFCDHPLEHCEDTRLHDAAYVGDLQTLRNLLQEESYRSRINEKSVWCCGWLPCTPLRIAATAGHGNCVDFLIRKGAEVDLVDVKGQTALYVAVVNGHLESTKILLEAGADPNGSRHHRSTPVYHASRVGRDDILKALIRYGADVDVNHHLTPDTRPPFSRRLTSLVVCPLYISAAYHNLQCFRLLLQAGANPDFNCNGPVNTQEFYRGSPGCVMDAVLRHGCEAAFVSLLVEFGANLNLVKWDSLGPEARGRRKMDPEALQVFKEARSIPRTLLSLCRVAVRRALGKYRLHLVPSLPLPDPIKKFLLYE